The Bacillota bacterium sequence GGTATCGCGCATCGTGCTGTACCACCACGAGCGGTGGGACGGCGGCGGTTACCCGTCAGGCCTGGCTGGTACGGCCATTCCGCCGGGTTCCCGGATCATCGCCGTTTGTGACGCCATTAACGCCATGCTTACCGACCGGCCCTACCGGAAGGCGCTGTCCTGGGAGCAGTGCGCCGAAGAGGTCTTGCGGGGTTGCGGCCGCCAGTTCGACGCTCGCCTGGCGCGCCTGGTCCTTGAAAAACCGCTGCGCACCGAGTTTCGGGAGTATTATCGGACCATTGCCTGACCTTTGTTTCAGGTAACCGGTTTGCTTGAACCAGGTGTGATATTCTGTGACCGGCAAAAAGGAGCTGATGATCGCCCAAAGTCAGGATACAAGGGGGTTGACTTCGCCGCGACGCGGTGATAAAATGAGCGAAACACCGCACGGCAAGGTATGGAATCTTGGGTCGGTGTGGTTGATTCGCGCGGAAGGTCGTACGTGTTGTGGGCGGCGGTTCGTAATTCAATAGCCCGCCGGGAGTAAAGCACGAGTTACGGGGGTCAAGGAGGCCTCATCCCCATTCGGATTTGGGGATGTGGCCTCTTTTTTCTATTTAGCAGGGGGTGGTTGCGACTCTTTTCCGGGATGTAGCCGGGGGCGGATGAGTTGCGAAGGGGAGGGTGAGCGCTTAAACCGCAGTAGGCAAAAACTTGTCTTGACAATGGGGGTCCACCTTAAGTTTGAAGGGGAGTGTGGGGAATGAACATAAACCGAAAAGTGCTTGCCTTGGTGCTGGCTATCTCTTTGGCGGCGGGCTCGGTTGCCGGTTGTGCGGGGCCGAGGGGCACGGGGGCCGATTCGACGGGGGCGCTGAAAAACGAACTGGTGCTGGCCATCAGCCGCGAGCCCCGTGGCGGCTTTGACCCCACCACCGGATGGGGCCGGCGCGGGCAGCCGATTTTTCACAGCACGCTGCTCGCGCGCGATAACGACCTCAACGTAGTCAACGACCTGGCCACCGGGTATGAAGTAAGCAGCGACGGCCTGACCTGGACGGTCACCATCCGTGAGGACGCGAAGTTCTCGGACGGTCATCCGGTGACGGCCGCAGATGTCGCGTATACTTTCGACTCGGCCGCGAAAAGCGGCGGGGTTGTTGACCTCACCGTCCTGGAAAGCGCCGAGGCCGTCGACGACAAGACCGTTGTGTTCAAGCTAAAGGAACCGCAGTCGCTGTTCTTAAGCCCGCTGATCGCCACCGGAATCGTGCCGAAACACGCTCACGGGCCCGGTTACGCCCAAAATCCGATCGTCGGCTCCGGTCCCTACAAATTCGTGCAGTGGGACAAGGGACAGCAATTGATCGTCGAGGCTAACCCCTTGTATTACGGACCCAAGCCATATTTCCAGAAGCTTACTTTTCTGTTTTTGGAAGAGGATGCGGCCTTTGCCGCGGCCAAAGCCGGGCAGGTTGACGTTGTGTACGTGCCCCACAGTCTCGCCATACGTGGAGTTCCCGGAATGCGCCTCCTGGCCGTGGATAGTGTGGACAACCGCGGCATCGGGTTCCCGTCGGTACCGTCCGGGCGTAAGACTGCGGACGGACATCCGGTTGGAAACGATGTGACGGCCGACGTCGCCATCCGCAAAGCCGTCAACGTGGCTGTCGACCGGCGGGCGCTTGTCGACGGTGTGCTGGAAGGTTTCGGGAGTCCGGCCTACACCGCGTGCGACCACCTGCCCTGGTGGAACCCGGAAACGGTGATCAAGGATGCCGACCCCGAAGAGGCGAAACGGCTGCTGGCCGAAGGAGGCTGGCAAGACCGCAACGGTGACGGTGTTCTGGAGAAAGGCGCCCTTCAGGCCAGGTTCACGCTGCTCCATCCGGCCGGCGACGCCACCCGCCAGGCATTGGCCCTTGCGGTCGCGGACATGGTCAAGCCGTTGGGGATTGACATCAGGGTCGAGGGAAAGAGCTGGGACGACATCAAGAGGATGATGCACGCCAATGCGGTGCTTTTCGGCTGGGGCAGTCACGATCCGCTGGAGACGTACAACCTTTACAGCAGTAAAACAGCCGGAGTCGGGTGGTTCAACGCCGGCTTTTACAGCAACCCGGTGGTGGACGGTTACATGGAAAAGGCGCTGGCCGCAACCGACGAGAACACGGCGAACAAATACTGGAAGAAGGCCCAGTGGGACGGCACGACGGGTTGGAGCGCCAGGGGCGACGCGCCGTGGGCCTGGTTGGTGAACCTTGATCACTGCTACTTCGTCAGAGAGGACCTTGACACCGGCCGGCAGCGAATCCAACCGCACGGGCACGGCTGGCCGTTTCTGGCGAACATTGCCGAGTGGACCTGGAAGAAATAGGCGATGAAGATGCGGCTCGAAGAGCAAACGCGGATCGCGCGCGGTGCGCACGACGCATTGGTATTCATCGCGTTCACCGCGCGCCGGAGCTTCCGGTTGGGAACGCTGCTGGTGGCGGTGTGCGTCTTTTCCTACTGGCTCGTCAGCCACTCACCGATCGATCCCGTGGACGCCTACGTCGACGCCGACGTGATGCTGGTCGGCCCCGAGCAGCGGGCGGCCATTGCCGCATACTGGGGCCTGGACGACCCGCCGCTGCAAAGGTTTGCAAAATGGGCGGCGGCGGTTGCTCACGGCGACTTGGGCACCTCGATGATCTTTCGTCAGCCGGTGAGCGAGGTGCTTCTGGAGCGGTTCACCGCTTCACTGACGCTCATGGGAGCGGCCTGGTTGCTCTCCGGGTTGCTGGGGTTCGCCTTGGGCATTATTGCGGGTGCGCGGCAAGGTACCTGGATCGACCGCGTCATCTTGTGGTACTGCTACACCCTGGCCTCGACCCCGCTGTTCTGGTTGGGCCTGTTGCTGTTGCTCGTTTTTGCGGTGTGGCTCGGCTGGGCCCCGGTGGGACTCGGGGTTCCCGTGGGCGTTTTGTCCGCGGAAGTGACGTGGGGCGACCGGCTGCGGCACCTGGTTTTGCCCGCGGTGACCCTGAGCATCCTGGGCGTGGCGGCCGTGGCCTTGCACACAAGACAAAAACTCGTAGAGGTGCTGGCCAGCGACTACGTGTTGTTCGCCAGGGCCAAGGGCGAGTCCGAACCGGCCATTCTGTGGCGGCACGGCGTCCGTAACGTGGCCCTGCCGGCCGTCACCCTGCAGTTTGCGAGTTTGAGCGAGTTGTTCGGCGGGGCCGTCCTTGTCGAGCAGGTGTTCGCCTACCCCGGTCTCGGGCAGGCCGTCGTCCAGGCGGGCTTGCGCGGGGACGTGCCGCTTTTGCTGGGCGCGGTCATGTTCGGCGCGGTGTTCGTGTTCGTGGGGAACCTGCTGGCGGACATCATCTACCGCTTCGTCGACCCCCGGATACGACTGGAGGGTTCGGTATGAGCAGTGCGGATGCCGCGGCCGTCAAGCACTCCCGCGCCGGCCGCCTGCCGGGGCTTAACCGCCGGCAGCGGACGTTGGTGGTCATTGTCCTTTCGGCCGCCTTGTTGCTGGGCGTGGTGGCCGGAGGGGTGCTGCGCGGCGACGAGATGCTCGGCACAAACTTGGACCAGCGGAACCTGGCGCCTTCTCTGGCGCATCCGTTCGGTACGGACTGGCTCGGGCGGGACATGCTGACCCGCACGCTGCAGGGACTCACCTTGAGCCTGGTAGTCGGCGTCCTGGCCTCCGCCGTAAGCGTGCTGATCGCCGTCACCCTCGGGATGGCCGCCGCTACTTTGGGCCGCATCGTCGACGGCGCCGTCACCTGGCTCGTCGATCTATTCTTGAGCAAGCCTCATCTATTAGTGTTGATTCTCATTGCTCTTGCATTCGGCGGCGGGGCCACGGGCGTGATTCTCGCGGTCGCCCTTACCCATTGGCCGAGCCTGACGCGGGTCATCAGAGCCGAAGTGCTGCAACTGCGCACCGCCGAGTTCGTCCAGGTCTCGCGCCGGCTGGGCCGGAGCCGCTGGTGGATCGCCCGGCGACACCTGCTGCCGCACGTGGCGCCGCAGATCCTCGTGGGATTCGTATTGCTGTTTCCACACGCCATCCTGCACGAGGCGGGGATCACGTTCCTGGGTTTCGGGTTTTCACCCCAGCAGCCGGCGGTCGGCGTTATCCTGTCGGAAGCGATGCGGTATCTTCAGGCCGGGTGCTGGTGGTTGGCCCTGTTTCCGGGCCTGGCCCTGCTGATTATGGTGCGCGCCTTCCACATTCTCGGCGACAATCTGCGCGCCCTGGCCGACCCGCGCACCGCGCACGAGTAA is a genomic window containing:
- a CDS encoding ABC transporter permease, giving the protein MRLEEQTRIARGAHDALVFIAFTARRSFRLGTLLVAVCVFSYWLVSHSPIDPVDAYVDADVMLVGPEQRAAIAAYWGLDDPPLQRFAKWAAAVAHGDLGTSMIFRQPVSEVLLERFTASLTLMGAAWLLSGLLGFALGIIAGARQGTWIDRVILWYCYTLASTPLFWLGLLLLLVFAVWLGWAPVGLGVPVGVLSAEVTWGDRLRHLVLPAVTLSILGVAAVALHTRQKLVEVLASDYVLFARAKGESEPAILWRHGVRNVALPAVTLQFASLSELFGGAVLVEQVFAYPGLGQAVVQAGLRGDVPLLLGAVMFGAVFVFVGNLLADIIYRFVDPRIRLEGSV
- a CDS encoding ABC transporter substrate-binding protein; the protein is MNINRKVLALVLAISLAAGSVAGCAGPRGTGADSTGALKNELVLAISREPRGGFDPTTGWGRRGQPIFHSTLLARDNDLNVVNDLATGYEVSSDGLTWTVTIREDAKFSDGHPVTAADVAYTFDSAAKSGGVVDLTVLESAEAVDDKTVVFKLKEPQSLFLSPLIATGIVPKHAHGPGYAQNPIVGSGPYKFVQWDKGQQLIVEANPLYYGPKPYFQKLTFLFLEEDAAFAAAKAGQVDVVYVPHSLAIRGVPGMRLLAVDSVDNRGIGFPSVPSGRKTADGHPVGNDVTADVAIRKAVNVAVDRRALVDGVLEGFGSPAYTACDHLPWWNPETVIKDADPEEAKRLLAEGGWQDRNGDGVLEKGALQARFTLLHPAGDATRQALALAVADMVKPLGIDIRVEGKSWDDIKRMMHANAVLFGWGSHDPLETYNLYSSKTAGVGWFNAGFYSNPVVDGYMEKALAATDENTANKYWKKAQWDGTTGWSARGDAPWAWLVNLDHCYFVREDLDTGRQRIQPHGHGWPFLANIAEWTWKK
- a CDS encoding ABC transporter permease translates to MSSADAAAVKHSRAGRLPGLNRRQRTLVVIVLSAALLLGVVAGGVLRGDEMLGTNLDQRNLAPSLAHPFGTDWLGRDMLTRTLQGLTLSLVVGVLASAVSVLIAVTLGMAAATLGRIVDGAVTWLVDLFLSKPHLLVLILIALAFGGGATGVILAVALTHWPSLTRVIRAEVLQLRTAEFVQVSRRLGRSRWWIARRHLLPHVAPQILVGFVLLFPHAILHEAGITFLGFGFSPQQPAVGVILSEAMRYLQAGCWWLALFPGLALLIMVRAFHILGDNLRALADPRTAHE